In bacterium, a single genomic region encodes these proteins:
- a CDS encoding sugar phosphate isomerase/epimerase, which translates to MKLGFLTVCLGKMELPKLVQWSSENGFQALEVAAWPVDSDRDYAGSTLNVTTLTAAKAKEIKKLFSDHNMEISSLAYYDNNLHPDPKKRKAIHQHLYKVINAAELLEVELVGTFIGRDPNLTIEDNFKEFKKIFKEHLVYAKKHNVKLMIENCPMEGWQKPELVGNIAFSPDNWKKMFELRPEENFGLNLDPSHLYWLGVDYIEATKEFASRIFHTHAKDTEILSKKLSTGSIYSRGWWRYRMPGLGEINWGKWISVLSESGYDGVISIEHEDPVWEHSEEKVKKGLFIAKRHLTQFLV; encoded by the coding sequence ATGAAACTAGGATTTCTGACGGTATGTTTAGGGAAAATGGAGTTACCGAAGTTGGTACAATGGTCGAGTGAAAATGGGTTTCAAGCATTAGAGGTTGCTGCCTGGCCAGTTGATAGCGACCGAGATTATGCGGGTAGTACACTGAATGTTACCACGCTAACTGCGGCTAAAGCGAAAGAAATCAAGAAACTTTTTTCCGACCATAATATGGAGATATCTTCGTTAGCTTATTACGATAACAACCTGCATCCGGATCCGAAAAAAAGGAAAGCAATCCATCAGCATTTATATAAGGTTATCAATGCTGCGGAATTGCTGGAGGTTGAACTGGTTGGTACGTTTATCGGCCGCGATCCGAACCTAACGATTGAAGATAACTTTAAAGAGTTCAAAAAGATTTTTAAAGAGCACTTAGTATACGCAAAGAAGCATAATGTTAAATTGATGATTGAAAATTGTCCGATGGAAGGATGGCAGAAACCGGAATTGGTTGGGAATATCGCCTTTTCTCCCGATAACTGGAAGAAGATGTTTGAACTACGACCGGAAGAAAATTTCGGGTTGAACCTTGATCCATCACATCTTTACTGGTTAGGGGTAGATTATATCGAAGCGACAAAAGAATTTGCCTCCCGTATATTCCATACTCATGCAAAAGATACCGAGATTCTCTCTAAAAAACTTAGTACTGGTTCGATTTATAGTCGTGGTTGGTGGCGATATCGGATGCCAGGATTAGGAGAAATCAATTGGGGCAAATGGATATCCGTTTTAAGCGAATCGGGGTATGACGGGGTTATTTCGATAGAACACGAAGACCCGGTCTGGGAACATTCGGAAGAAAAAGTTAAAAAAGGATTGTTTATTGCGAAACGGCATTTAACCCAATTTTTGGTATAA
- a CDS encoding Gfo/Idh/MocA family oxidoreductase, whose protein sequence is MKTIKAGIIGTGFIGPAHIEALRRLGYVEVIALAEESQARAEEKARQLHIPLAYGDYRDMLRNPEIQAIHNCTPNYLHFQITLDAIHAGKHIISEKPLSMNESESAKLVAAVNKTKLVNAIDFNYRGYPLVQQAKQLIALGELGKIYLVHGSYLQDWLLYPTDYNWRLESNLSGNLRAIADIGSHWCDLIQYVSGLKIVEVFADLKTVIPTRIRPKGIIETFKGSDRNISTRKLTQTMQVDTEDYGAVLLRFDGGQHGVFLVSQVSAGRKNRLWFEIDGSKSSLAWDQENPNELWLGHRDKPNEILPKDPSLLEKKAKPLAHYPGGHPEGYPDGLKNVLENVYQDIRNGTRNGEYPKFIDGHRAMLLNAAILKSYQTKKWVKVRNVKY, encoded by the coding sequence ATGAAAACGATTAAAGCGGGAATTATCGGCACGGGATTTATCGGTCCAGCACATATTGAAGCTTTACGTCGGCTCGGATATGTCGAGGTTATAGCGCTGGCGGAAGAATCGCAAGCTCGAGCTGAAGAGAAAGCGCGTCAGTTGCATATTCCATTGGCATATGGTGATTATCGCGATATGCTGCGTAATCCAGAAATTCAGGCTATCCATAACTGTACCCCGAATTATTTGCATTTTCAGATAACCCTAGATGCGATTCATGCCGGGAAACATATTATTTCCGAAAAACCTTTATCTATGAACGAATCTGAATCCGCAAAATTAGTCGCTGCGGTAAATAAAACCAAACTGGTTAATGCGATTGATTTTAATTATCGGGGATATCCGCTGGTTCAGCAAGCGAAACAGTTAATTGCGCTAGGTGAACTTGGGAAAATCTATCTGGTTCACGGATCGTATCTGCAGGATTGGTTACTGTATCCGACCGACTACAACTGGCGGTTAGAATCCAATCTAAGTGGAAACTTGCGTGCTATAGCGGATATCGGGTCGCATTGGTGTGATTTAATCCAATATGTTAGTGGACTTAAAATCGTTGAAGTATTTGCTGACCTGAAAACAGTTATTCCCACGAGGATTCGTCCAAAAGGTATTATAGAAACATTCAAGGGTTCCGACAGAAATATTTCCACACGCAAACTAACGCAAACAATGCAGGTTGATACCGAAGATTACGGCGCGGTATTATTGCGGTTTGATGGCGGACAACATGGAGTGTTTCTCGTTAGTCAGGTTAGTGCTGGGCGGAAAAACCGGCTTTGGTTTGAAATCGACGGAAGTAAATCGTCACTCGCTTGGGACCAAGAGAATCCAAATGAATTATGGTTAGGTCATCGGGATAAACCAAATGAAATACTACCTAAAGACCCGAGCTTATTAGAGAAAAAAGCGAAACCGTTAGCGCATTATCCTGGAGGACATCCGGAAGGGTATCCTGACGGATTGAAGAATGTGCTTGAAAACGTATATCAGGATATACGAAATGGTACACGCAATGGCGAATATCCGAAATTTATTGATGGACATCGCGCTATGCTCCTCAATGCTGCAATTTTAAAAAGCTATCAAACCAAAAAATGGGTAAAGGTACGTAATGTCAAATATTAA
- the cas4 gene encoding CRISPR-associated protein Cas4: MITLTGSELLLTIKDLVDFVECPRILYWSYLRPNLSDQRKDPLSHETALLYKDQYDPILTDLLIQNGIQHIERYVGVELRNKIIHGKIDVLVKDGSKQYPIYIKNAKECKSLSYFLPVYAYAWLINDTYGTVCEKGFIYYPSRQELESVYIGQAELAVAEATAESARNIVSCGILPDTLHYNPRKCLGCKYRLFCNELPTR, encoded by the coding sequence ATGATAACATTAACAGGTTCGGAATTATTATTAACAATTAAAGATTTAGTTGATTTCGTTGAATGCCCTAGAATACTATATTGGTCATATCTTCGTCCGAATTTATCCGACCAAAGAAAAGACCCGCTATCTCATGAAACAGCGTTATTATATAAAGACCAATACGACCCGATTTTAACTGACCTTTTGATACAGAACGGGATTCAGCATATTGAGCGCTATGTTGGAGTAGAACTCCGCAACAAAATTATTCACGGTAAAATCGATGTGCTTGTTAAAGATGGAAGTAAACAATATCCAATATATATTAAAAATGCTAAAGAATGTAAATCATTATCCTATTTTCTGCCGGTATATGCGTATGCTTGGTTAATCAATGATACTTACGGAACCGTATGTGAGAAAGGGTTTATTTATTATCCGAGCCGGCAGGAGCTGGAATCAGTATATATCGGACAAGCAGAACTAGCTGTGGCTGAAGCAACTGCGGAATCCGCTCGGAATATTGTTTCGTGCGGGATCCTTCCGGATACACTCCATTATAACCCGCGGAAATGCTTAGGATGTAAATATCGGCTATTCTGTAATGAACTACCTACTCGGTAA
- a CDS encoding PQQ-binding-like beta-propeller repeat protein, with protein sequence MRMFIIFSILLYFILTISGFAHLIEGFVFQDENGNGVRDIGEVGLANIGVSNGLEIVITDANGKYRLTIDTAAQFVFITVPSGYISSSSFYYVFAEDNLRTEYNFGLQKMVGKPSDYFIQVTDIHIDTTLATGADFKSVIHELNQLNPPPAFIIATGDLVSRGSYTTQYELYIDGVKQSRAKWYHVFGNHDANDGDNRVFNYHHYLGPDYYSFDYNGYHCIVLNSVLTTFRQQRWFDKDVKILGTNKPILVFQHYPPQPDLRHNPIAKYPEVTALFTGHWHSDKIWFENNQLYISTPPLRFGGIDASPAGYRIIKIQNQKSKILNKKDRPWLTTEYRFIGQRRSIVSPVLIEDIGAVSQPTTDWLTFKKDNVRIGTSENVLTTPPLALCWKTELKNSQVMLSSPVIKDKMLYLAVKNKSGTGGRIIAINAISGKQIRSAPTRLPVNHTPAISNDMLYATDMGGRIYAFSLPNLQLQWSYDLDDGFSHWIYSAPVVAGNRLYTGNAGKFVCLDAIAGSLIWEKKYGSDWVSSWTTPSVANDTLYFGAIWNEKNCCAIDAQTGEIIWSYKCSGLHTAPVVYNGKIYIADIDGNLTAIDSNSGQKRWSFAMDKSWSLTTPSIAYGLVVSASGKGTVYALDAETGQLHWQFRTNDSLLRMSPYQPNYATIFSSPVISGKTVYIGASDGNFYALDINSGNLVWKQDFDIPILSTPAISGNTLYLASMDGVLYAFCSRQ encoded by the coding sequence ATGAGAATGTTTATAATATTTTCTATATTATTATATTTTATTTTAACGATATCCGGATTCGCACATTTAATCGAAGGGTTTGTTTTTCAAGATGAAAATGGAAATGGCGTTCGAGATATTGGCGAAGTAGGGTTAGCGAATATCGGCGTTTCAAATGGATTAGAAATCGTGATAACCGATGCGAATGGGAAATATAGATTAACGATTGATACTGCAGCGCAGTTCGTGTTTATCACTGTTCCGAGCGGATACATAAGCTCGAGTTCATTTTACTATGTATTTGCGGAAGACAACTTACGAACCGAATATAATTTCGGATTACAAAAGATGGTTGGTAAACCATCGGATTATTTCATTCAGGTAACGGATATTCATATCGATACTACGCTTGCGACTGGAGCAGATTTTAAATCGGTAATCCACGAGCTGAATCAACTCAATCCACCGCCAGCATTCATCATTGCGACCGGCGATTTGGTAAGTAGAGGCAGTTATACCACGCAATATGAATTGTATATAGATGGTGTTAAACAAAGTAGAGCGAAATGGTACCATGTTTTCGGGAACCATGATGCAAATGACGGCGATAATCGGGTATTTAATTATCATCATTATCTCGGTCCGGATTATTATTCATTCGATTATAACGGATATCATTGTATTGTACTGAATAGCGTTTTAACGACGTTTCGGCAGCAGCGTTGGTTCGATAAGGATGTCAAAATATTGGGGACGAATAAACCGATACTCGTTTTTCAGCATTATCCGCCACAACCAGACTTACGGCATAATCCGATAGCGAAATATCCGGAAGTGACCGCGTTATTCACCGGTCATTGGCATTCGGACAAAATCTGGTTCGAAAACAATCAACTCTATATCAGCACTCCGCCATTACGGTTCGGTGGAATTGATGCCAGCCCGGCAGGATACCGAATTATAAAAATCCAAAATCAAAAATCTAAAATCCTAAACAAAAAGGATAGACCATGGTTGACCACTGAATATCGATTCATTGGCCAGCGACGTTCGATCGTTTCTCCGGTGTTAATAGAAGATATTGGTGCTGTTTCCCAGCCGACCACTGATTGGCTAACATTCAAAAAGGATAATGTAAGGATAGGCACAAGTGAAAATGTTTTAACAACACCGCCACTAGCGCTTTGCTGGAAAACCGAGTTAAAGAACAGTCAAGTTATGCTTTCTTCTCCTGTGATTAAAGATAAAATGTTATATCTCGCCGTGAAGAATAAATCCGGAACCGGAGGCAGAATTATCGCAATTAATGCAATTTCGGGAAAGCAAATCCGTTCCGCGCCAACACGATTACCAGTTAACCATACTCCGGCGATATCAAACGATATGCTCTATGCAACGGATATGGGCGGACGAATATATGCATTCTCGCTACCGAACCTTCAGCTGCAATGGAGCTACGATTTAGATGACGGGTTTTCGCACTGGATATATTCTGCACCGGTTGTCGCTGGTAATAGGCTATATACTGGAAACGCTGGTAAATTCGTATGTTTAGATGCGATTGCCGGTAGTTTGATTTGGGAAAAGAAATATGGTTCGGATTGGGTTTCCTCCTGGACAACGCCATCAGTAGCGAATGATACGCTTTATTTCGGTGCGATTTGGAATGAAAAGAATTGTTGTGCAATAGACGCACAAACCGGTGAAATAATCTGGAGTTATAAATGTAGCGGATTACATACCGCACCGGTTGTATATAACGGCAAAATATATATTGCGGATATTGACGGAAACCTAACCGCAATAGATAGTAATTCTGGGCAAAAGCGCTGGTCGTTTGCAATGGATAAATCGTGGTCGTTAACTACACCGAGCATAGCGTATGGTTTAGTTGTTTCAGCGTCAGGCAAAGGAACAGTTTATGCGTTAGATGCTGAAACCGGTCAATTACATTGGCAATTTCGTACAAACGATTCGCTCCTCCGAATGAGTCCATATCAGCCGAATTATGCGACTATTTTTTCGTCTCCGGTCATTTCCGGGAAAACAGTATATATTGGAGCGAGTGACGGAAATTTCTATGCACTAGATATCAATTCTGGTAATCTGGTCTGGAAACAGGATTTTGATATTCCGATTCTATCTACGCCAGCGATTTCTGGAAATACACTCTATCTCGCATCAATGGATGGCGTACTGTATGCCTTTTGTAGTAGACAGTAA
- a CDS encoding dihydroorotate dehydrogenase electron transfer subunit yields the protein MISIKAQIIDKKLYGSAGALFRLIAPDIATEAQPGQFALIRCGESYDPLLRRPLTFFRLDKKQGTLDILFRILGKGTALLAEKNIGDTCDILGPLGKGFQFDKTVTYPVLLAGGMGVAPLFALAEQLVNINLKPLIFLGAKTQSELWYKENFMELGCEINVATDDGSFGFKGTVLDLFNSEIAYVQSATVFGCGPMPMLKRLAELAHERKFQCQISLEENMACGLGACQGCVVPVVGPEKYKLVCKDGPVFNANEISFVFNK from the coding sequence ATGATTTCGATAAAAGCTCAGATTATTGATAAGAAACTCTACGGTTCAGCTGGTGCTCTATTCCGTCTCATTGCGCCGGACATTGCTACAGAAGCGCAACCCGGACAATTTGCCCTCATCCGATGCGGTGAAAGTTATGACCCGTTATTACGTCGCCCGTTAACTTTCTTTCGTCTCGATAAAAAGCAAGGAACCCTTGATATTCTCTTCCGGATTCTGGGTAAAGGAACCGCACTACTTGCAGAGAAAAATATCGGAGATACCTGCGACATTCTCGGTCCGTTAGGGAAAGGATTTCAGTTTGATAAAACCGTTACCTACCCTGTTCTTCTCGCTGGGGGAATGGGCGTCGCGCCGTTATTCGCGCTTGCTGAGCAGCTGGTAAATATCAATTTGAAACCGTTAATTTTTCTCGGCGCAAAAACTCAATCGGAATTATGGTATAAAGAAAATTTTATGGAACTCGGTTGCGAAATTAACGTTGCTACCGATGATGGTTCGTTCGGGTTTAAAGGCACGGTTCTGGATTTGTTTAACTCGGAAATTGCTTATGTGCAATCCGCAACAGTTTTCGGCTGTGGTCCAATGCCGATGCTCAAGCGACTCGCGGAACTCGCTCACGAGCGTAAATTCCAATGTCAGATATCATTAGAAGAAAATATGGCGTGTGGACTTGGCGCATGTCAGGGTTGTGTAGTTCCGGTGGTTGGTCCGGAAAAATATAAATTGGTTTGTAAAGATGGACCGGTCTTTAATGCGAACGAAATTTCATTCGTATTCAATAAATAA
- a CDS encoding dihydroorotate dehydrogenase translates to MSDLSINLAGIRMKNPVMVASGTFGYGDEYAKLVDINRLGALVTKTITVAPRFGNPPPRLVETPAGMLNSIGLQNIGIHKFISDKLPILKKFITPIIVSIAGESVAEFVQLAEMLSAESGIAGLEMNISCPNVKSGGMLFGIDPELTREVVSAVRKSTKLPLLVKLTPNVTDITLIGRSAVDAGADALVAINTLLGMVFDTKTGKPKLGNLVGGLSGPAIRPIAVRMVYELAKTVTVPIIGTGGIMNTDDALEFFYAGAKAVSIGTGIFVDPQIPIKIIDGLTKLHHSHK, encoded by the coding sequence ATGTCAGACCTTTCAATAAACTTAGCAGGTATCCGAATGAAAAATCCGGTGATGGTTGCTTCTGGCACGTTCGGTTACGGCGATGAATATGCAAAGTTGGTTGATATCAATCGACTTGGCGCATTGGTTACCAAAACCATCACCGTTGCTCCGCGGTTTGGCAATCCGCCGCCACGGTTGGTTGAAACTCCTGCAGGTATGTTGAATTCGATTGGGCTGCAGAATATTGGGATACATAAATTTATTTCTGATAAACTACCTATCCTAAAAAAATTTATCACCCCTATTATCGTTAGCATCGCTGGAGAATCAGTTGCTGAATTCGTTCAATTAGCTGAAATGTTATCCGCAGAATCCGGTATCGCAGGACTAGAAATGAACATCTCCTGTCCGAACGTTAAATCCGGCGGGATGCTCTTTGGGATTGACCCAGAGTTGACTAGAGAAGTGGTTTCTGCAGTTCGAAAATCAACTAAACTCCCGCTATTAGTCAAACTTACACCAAATGTAACGGACATAACCCTCATTGGAAGAAGTGCGGTTGATGCCGGTGCCGATGCGTTAGTTGCTATCAATACTCTGCTCGGGATGGTGTTTGATACCAAAACCGGCAAGCCAAAATTAGGTAATCTAGTTGGTGGATTATCTGGACCGGCGATTCGACCGATTGCAGTCCGCATGGTTTACGAATTAGCGAAAACAGTAACCGTTCCGATTATTGGAACTGGCGGAATCATGAATACTGACGACGCGCTAGAATTCTTCTATGCTGGCGCAAAAGCGGTCTCAATTGGAACCGGAATATTCGTTGACCCGCAGATCCCGATAAAAATTATTGACGGTTTAACCAAATTGCATCATAGTCATAAATGA
- the pyrF gene encoding orotidine-5'-phosphate decarboxylase: MNPLIVALDTPDEQKVKRLIDQLALYVGAFKIGLELYTALGPTIIRYIQNLGGKVFLDIKFHDIPNTVAGAAAAATRHKVWMFNVHCSGGLAMMHAAVQSAKDTATALNLPMPIILGVTILTSINEMILKQEIRIEKGLTNQVVHFALLAHEAGLNGVVASPREIVPIREKLGKEFIILTPGIRPSWASDAQDQKRIMTPQEAIAAGANYIVVGRPITLAPNPVDAAQRIIEEIS, from the coding sequence ATGAATCCTTTAATTGTTGCGCTTGATACTCCGGATGAACAGAAGGTTAAACGGTTGATTGACCAGTTAGCGCTCTATGTCGGTGCGTTTAAAATCGGGCTAGAGTTATATACTGCACTCGGTCCGACAATCATCCGTTATATTCAAAATCTCGGTGGAAAAGTTTTTTTAGATATAAAATTTCATGATATTCCGAATACGGTTGCCGGTGCTGCCGCAGCGGCGACGCGACATAAAGTCTGGATGTTTAATGTTCATTGTTCAGGCGGGTTGGCTATGATGCATGCTGCAGTTCAATCAGCAAAAGATACCGCAACAGCATTAAATCTACCGATGCCCATTATTTTAGGGGTAACGATTTTAACCAGTATTAATGAAATGATATTAAAGCAGGAGATCAGAATCGAAAAAGGGTTGACGAATCAGGTGGTCCATTTTGCGCTATTAGCGCATGAAGCGGGATTAAATGGTGTGGTAGCTTCACCGAGAGAAATTGTTCCGATTCGGGAGAAACTTGGAAAGGAATTTATTATTCTAACGCCGGGGATTCGCCCGAGCTGGGCATCGGACGCGCAAGACCAGAAACGGATTATGACACCGCAGGAAGCGATTGCTGCCGGTGCAAATTATATTGTAGTCGGTCGGCCAATAACCCTTGCACCAAATCCTGTTGACGCTGCACAACGGATCATAGAAGAAATCTCCTAA
- the pyrE gene encoding orotate phosphoribosyltransferase, whose product MNEKNNHNDKEQQKVLDTLKECGGFLEGHFLLSSGLHSGKYLQCALVLQYPKLAEKFGKQLAEKVKELKVDVVIGPALGGVIVAHEVARALGVRALFTERVEGKMTLRRGFTIQPNEHVLAVEDVITTGGSTLEVIRAATEQGGKVVGVAALVDRSGGNFKPDIPVHSLVQIQVETYPPESCPLCKAGIPAVKPGSRK is encoded by the coding sequence ATGAATGAGAAAAATAATCATAACGATAAAGAGCAACAAAAAGTATTAGATACACTTAAAGAATGCGGCGGTTTTCTAGAAGGGCATTTCTTATTATCTTCTGGGTTGCATAGCGGTAAATATTTGCAATGTGCTCTGGTTCTCCAGTATCCGAAACTCGCTGAAAAATTTGGAAAGCAACTTGCAGAAAAAGTTAAAGAATTAAAGGTTGATGTGGTTATCGGTCCGGCATTAGGTGGAGTTATTGTTGCGCATGAAGTAGCGCGTGCGCTTGGCGTTCGCGCATTGTTCACCGAACGTGTTGAAGGGAAAATGACACTTCGTCGTGGATTTACCATCCAACCGAACGAACATGTTCTTGCCGTAGAAGATGTCATTACCACTGGCGGGTCAACGCTAGAAGTTATCCGCGCTGCAACTGAACAAGGTGGAAAAGTTGTTGGTGTCGCTGCGTTAGTTGACCGAAGCGGTGGAAATTTTAAACCGGATATTCCTGTCCATTCGTTAGTTCAAATCCAAGTTGAAACCTATCCACCTGAATCTTGTCCTTTATGTAAAGCGGGAATCCCTGCTGTGAAACCAGGTAGTCGGAAATAA
- a CDS encoding methylated-DNA--[protein]-cysteine S-methyltransferase, with amino-acid sequence MVISTIPAQKHSSCYVARKKTKNIIYYTAISSTIGKLYLAATERGLARIRIGKNNDKSLFLKELYALYPSCSIEENSVPFRKIIQLLNQYFSGKKINISRLSFDFSLGTPLQQSIWKILCQIPYGQLRSYQWIAEQINNPNAARAVGQATGKNPIPILVPCHRVINKNGTLGGYSGGINIKRKLLEIEGISLNAKCQNLNGK; translated from the coding sequence ATGGTTATTTCAACAATTCCCGCTCAAAAACATAGCAGTTGTTATGTAGCTCGTAAAAAAACTAAAAATATAATCTACTATACTGCTATCAGCTCTACCATTGGTAAACTATATCTTGCAGCAACAGAACGGGGGTTGGCTCGGATAAGAATTGGAAAAAATAATGATAAGTCTTTATTTTTGAAAGAGTTATATGCTTTATACCCCTCTTGTTCAATAGAAGAAAATTCAGTTCCGTTTCGTAAAATCATACAATTATTAAATCAATATTTTTCTGGTAAAAAAATTAATATATCGCGATTATCTTTTGATTTTAGTTTAGGTACACCGTTGCAACAATCGATCTGGAAAATTTTATGTCAGATACCTTATGGTCAACTGAGGTCGTATCAATGGATCGCTGAACAAATCAACAATCCGAATGCAGCTCGTGCTGTTGGCCAAGCAACAGGAAAAAATCCGATACCAATATTAGTCCCTTGTCATCGGGTAATTAATAAAAATGGAACCCTCGGTGGTTATAGTGGCGGAATAAATATTAAAAGAAAATTGTTAGAAATTGAAGGGATATCCCTTAATGCCAAATGTCAAAATCTTAATGGTAAATAA
- a CDS encoding sodium:alanine symporter family protein: MLEFINQLNSSLNNFIWGPPALVLLVLTGIFLTLRTKFIQFTAFRRMIKETVGKITEKTDHREGDISPFQAISVAMGGTVGVGNIAGVATAIALGGPGAVFWMWVSGVLGMCTKFCEVVLAVHFRKKEADGPYIGGPMMYMTEGLGKNFKILAILFSIFGAFAAFGIGNMVQANSVALGAQQFGISPWITGIVLLFAVGIVTIGGLKWIANVAVIVAPFMCILYFLGAAVVILFNITQLPAVIGLIFQSAFSSSAVAGGAVGTSVWLAMRYGLARGVFSNEAGLGSAPIAHATARTDHPVRQGMWGIFEVFVDTLVICSATAFAILMTGVWSSGKTGSELTMLAFDTFYGKTIGGPLVVLSMILTAYDTNLAWCFYGETCAAYLFTNKARIVYRIIWLPLIVVGAVGGLEMVWSYADTFNGLMMIPNIIALIALSGVVVKLVKEFFIKFPK; this comes from the coding sequence ATGCTTGAATTCATCAACCAACTTAATTCCTCTTTGAATAATTTTATTTGGGGGCCGCCAGCATTAGTGCTATTAGTGTTAACCGGGATATTCTTAACCCTACGAACGAAATTTATTCAATTCACAGCATTTCGTCGAATGATAAAAGAAACCGTAGGGAAAATAACGGAAAAAACTGACCATCGGGAAGGCGATATTTCTCCGTTTCAAGCGATATCAGTAGCGATGGGCGGAACGGTAGGTGTCGGCAATATTGCTGGCGTCGCAACGGCAATCGCGCTCGGTGGACCGGGTGCCGTGTTCTGGATGTGGGTTTCCGGTGTATTAGGAATGTGTACCAAATTCTGTGAAGTGGTATTAGCGGTGCATTTTCGGAAGAAAGAAGCAGATGGACCATATATCGGCGGGCCGATGATGTATATGACAGAAGGATTGGGTAAGAACTTTAAAATATTAGCCATATTATTTTCTATATTTGGTGCGTTCGCCGCGTTCGGAATTGGAAATATGGTGCAAGCGAATTCAGTTGCGCTCGGCGCGCAACAATTCGGCATTTCACCATGGATAACTGGGATAGTGTTATTGTTTGCGGTAGGAATTGTTACCATCGGTGGACTTAAATGGATTGCAAATGTTGCAGTTATCGTAGCGCCGTTTATGTGTATCCTTTATTTTCTTGGTGCAGCAGTTGTTATCCTGTTTAATATCACGCAACTCCCAGCGGTAATCGGGTTGATATTCCAATCCGCATTCAGTTCATCTGCAGTCGCTGGCGGTGCGGTAGGCACTTCGGTTTGGCTCGCTATGCGGTACGGTCTTGCGCGAGGAGTATTCAGTAACGAAGCTGGACTTGGCAGTGCGCCGATAGCTCACGCAACCGCGAGAACTGACCATCCCGTTCGGCAGGGGATGTGGGGGATTTTTGAAGTGTTCGTTGATACGCTTGTTATTTGTAGCGCAACCGCGTTTGCAATCCTGATGACAGGGGTGTGGAGTTCGGGGAAAACCGGGTCGGAACTAACCATGCTCGCATTCGATACGTTCTATGGAAAAACTATCGGCGGGCCGCTGGTGGTTCTCTCAATGATATTAACCGCTTACGATACTAACCTGGCTTGGTGTTTTTATGGAGAAACCTGCGCTGCATATTTATTTACTAATAAAGCGAGGATAGTATACCGAATTATCTGGTTACCGCTAATCGTAGTGGGTGCAGTCGGCGGATTAGAAATGGTATGGAGTTATGCCGATACGTTCAATGGATTAATGATGATTCCAAACATTATTGCGTTGATTGCTCTTTCCGGAGTTGTGGTTAAATTGGTTAAAGAGTTTTTTATCAAATTTCCAAAATAA